DNA sequence from the Coregonus clupeaformis isolate EN_2021a chromosome 30, ASM2061545v1, whole genome shotgun sequence genome:
cgggtgattgtggaggccaggtcatctgatgcagcactccatccctctccttggttaagtgtgccttgaattctaaataaatcaccgacagtgtcaccagcaaagcacccccacaccatcacaccttctcctccatgcttcaaggtgggacccacacatgcagagataatccgttcacctactcagcgtctcacaaagacacggcggttggaaccaaaaatctcaaatttggactcatcagaccaaaggacagatttccacccgtcgaatgtccattgctcgtgtttcttggcccaagcaagtctcttcctcttattggtgtcctttagtagtggtttctttgcagcaattcgaccatgaaggcctgattcacgcagtgttacttgaacactgtgaagcatttatttgggctgcaatctgaggtgcagttaactctaattaacttatcctcagcagcagaggtaactctgggtcttcctttcctgtggcggtcctcatgagagccagtttcatcatagcgcttgatggtttttgcgactgcacttgaagaaactttcaaagttcttgacattttccggattgactgaccttcatgtcttaaagtaatgatggactgtcatttctctttgtttatttgcgttgttcttgccataatatggacttggtcttttttttccaaatagggctatcttctgtacacccctaccttgtcacaacacaactgattggctcaaacgcattaagaatgccatgagtgtgcaaagctgtcatcaaggcaaagggtggctactttgaagaatctcaaatctaaaatatattttgatttgtttaacacttttttggttactacatgattacatatgtgttatttcatagttttgatgtctattattcttcaatgtagaaaatagtaaaaataaagaaaaatcctggaatgactaggtgtatccaaacttttgactggtactgtatatatttacagtATGCGTGTTGAAGATGATTCATGCAATATCCCTTCTTCTTACTGGCAGTATCATATGGAAAGTCTTCATAGTGGATAACTCACTTTGTTTCCTTTCTCCCGCAGCATTTTCAGGTCAGCTTTACACTCCTCAAGCTCATCAGTGATCGACTGCTTTTCCTGCTCGGTCCTCTCAAACTTCTCCTTCAGGTCTGACAGCTCGGTCTGGGTCTCTTCGTACTGAAAACAGAGAGGTTATAAATATTACAGGGCATTCATAAAACATGCATAGAGCAACCGTAAGGCTTCTGTTTCAAATTGGATAAAAATGGGGGTTGTAAAAGTCCAGGCCCTCTTCAAATACTTTGAACAtacatccttccttcctcccttccgtGAAGTGACCACTGGGCTAACAAGATAGGATTGTGATCATTCTGGGTTCCATTATATACTGTAGCTTTTATAGCCTATCCAGTCATGTCAGATCATAGATCAGGGATTACTTCAAGGAAGGGAGGACGACAGCGTGCGCATCCTCTGTGCCCACCTCTCTCTGCAGGTCCTTGGTGCGGCCGTCTGACTGGTCCAGCTGGCTCTGAAGCTTGGTGTTATCCTGCTGGTGCtgctcctgctgggcccccagccTCTTCTCCATCTCCCCCTGAGAGAGCTCCAGGGCCTTCAGAATGCTGCTCAGCTCAGCACTCTGGGCACAtgagctgggagagagaggggtagaaagagagatgaagaagaagagagaccgagagagaaggagaaagatagagagacagaggtcaGGAACAGTGTTACTGTATATGAATGATATGTAGCCCAATGTATTCTAATTGTGACCATTTCAATGTCAAATGTATTGGTCtgttaattttatttatttttctatttatttatttcacctttatttaacgaggtaagccagttgagaacaagttctcatttacaactgcgacctggccaagataaaccaaagcagtgcgataaaaacaacaacacagagttacatatggggtaaacaaaaaataaagtcaaaaatacaaacagaaaatatatatacagtgtgtgcgaatgtagtaagttatggaggtaaggcaataaataggccatagtgcaaaatagttacaatttcgtattaacactggaatgatagatgtgcaaaagatgatgtgcaaatagagatactgcggtgcaaattagcaaaataaataacaatatggagatgaggtagttgggtgggctaatttcagaatggctgtgtacaggtgcagtgatcggtaagctgctctgacaactgacgcttaaatttagtgagggagataagagtctccagcttcagagatttttgcagttcgttccagtcattggcagcagagaactggaaggaatggcggccaaaggaggtgttggctttggggatgaccagtgagatatacctgctggagcgcagactacgggtgggtgttgctatggtgaccagtgagctaaggtaagacggggatttgcctagcagtgatttatagatgacctggagccaatgAGTTTGGCgaagaatatgtagtgagggccagccaacaagagcgtaaaggtcacaatggtgggtagtatatggggctttggtgacaaaacggatggcactgtgatagactacatccaatttgctgagtagagtgttggaggctattttgtaaatgacatcgccgaagtcaaggatcggtaggatagtcagttttacgagggcatgtttggcagcatgagtgaaggaggctttgttgcgaaataggaagccgattctagatctaacttttgattggagatgcttaatgtgagtctggaaggagagtttacagtctaaccagacacctaggtatttgtagttgtccacatactctaggtcagacccgccgagagtagtgattctagtcgggtgggcgggtgcaagcagcgttcggttgaagagcatgcatttagttttactagtgtttaagagcagttggaggctacggaaggagtgttgtatggcgttgaagctcgtttggaggtttgttaacacagtgttcaatgaagggccagatgtttacaaaatggtgtcgtctgcatagaggtggatccgagcttcaccagcagcaagagcaacatcattgatatacacagagaatagagtcggcccgagaattgaaccctgtggcacccccatagagacggccagaggtccagacaacaggccctccgatttgacacattgaactctatctgagaagtagttggtgaaccaggtgaggcagtcattagagaaaccaaggctatttagtctgccaataagaatgcggtggttgacagagtcgaaagccttggccaggtcgatgaagacggctgcacagtactgtcttttatcgatcgcggttataatatcgtttaggaccttgagcgtggctgaggtgcacccatgaccagctcggaaaccggattgcatagcggagaagttacggtgggattcaaaatggtcggtgatctgtttgttaacttggctttcaaatactttcgaaaggcagggcaggatggatataggtctgtaacagtttggatctagagtgtcacaccgtttgaagagggggatgaccgcggcagctttccaatctctggggatctcagacgttacgaaagagaggttgaacaggctagaaataggggtagcgacaatttcggcagctaattttagaaagaaagggtccagattgtctagcccagctgatttgtaggggtccagagctggtggccggggtagtggtagccaggtggaaagcatggccagccgtagcaaaatgcttgttgaaattctcgattattgtagatttatcagtggtgacagtgtttcctagcctcagtgcagtgggcagttgggaggaggtgctcttattttccatggactttacagtgtcccaacactttttggagttagtgctacaggatgcaaatttctgtttgaaaaagctagcctttgctttcctaactgattgtgtatattggttcctgacttccctgaaaagttgcatatcgcgggggctgttcgatgctaatgcagtacgccacaggatgtttttgtgctggtcaagggcagtcaagtctgaggagaaccaggggctatatctgttcttagttctgaattttttgaatggggcatgcttatttaagattgagaggaaagcacttttaaagaacaaccaggcatcctctactgacggaatgaggtcaatatccatccaagatacccgggccaggtcaattagaaaggcctgctcgctaaagtgttttagggagcgtttgacagtgatgaggggtggacgtttgaccgcggacccattacggacgcaggcaaaaaggcagtgatcgctgagatcctggttgaagacagcggaggtgtatttagagggtacatttgtcaggatgatatctatgagggtgcccatgtttacagatttagggttgtacctggtaggttcgttgataatttgtatgagattgagggcatctagtttagattgtaggttggccggggtgttaagcatatcccagtttgtgtgtgtgtatgtgtgtgtgtgtatatgtgtgtgtgtgtgtgtgtgtcggtgtgtgtgtgtgtgcgcacgaaAGAAAGAGTCAAAGATAACAGGGGATTAGAGTAAGGGGGAGTGTGAGAGCGGCAGAGACATACTGGGATAATTTTTGAGTTTAGTTGTGCACCATCAAATCAGTGTTTGATGTTTATGCACAGATGTTATTGCCAGTTGTGTTTCAGACTACTGACTGACCTGGCCAAATCCTTCTCTAGCTCCTTTTGCTTCTTCAGCATGGCCTCTTTCTCTGAGCGCATGACAGCACTCTCACTCTGTaggttctccttctccttctggtGAGCCCTGAGCAGTTCCTCCTTCTCCGCCCTGAGGGCAGCACACTCCTTCTGGTGTTTATTCAGCACTTCCTGTTTCTCTGAGCGCAGGGATGACACCTCCCTCTGGAGGCTGGTGCACTCCCTCTGCATAGACTCCAGTTCACCTGCTGTAGAAAACCATAGGGACCCTCAGACATGGCATTATATCACAGCGTGGTTGATAGTCTGTTTCTGCTTCAGTTAACTCCTTGATACTTTCAGTCAAATTATTTAGTCAATGTCTATTCTGGGCTGATTAGCTGCCCAAACTAAGTTGATGTGGACATACTTTCACATGAATGCAACTGTGAAGTAACTTTTTGTACAAATGCTTTATAAATCACATATATAATGCTCATTATTACAGATCAACATTGTGTATACAGCATATCaatattttttatgtattttctatgcactgtatatgtagtaCCTTGTGACTCGGCAGCCTTCTGCCACTGCTTGCTCTGCTGCTGTAGGTCACCTTGCAGGCCTTTCATCTCACGCTCGTACTTGCTGGCTGTCTGTCGCCACTTCTCCATCTCCTTGGAGACGGTTGCTAGGTTACCCTGGACTGTAGAAACCTCCCGCTTCCAatcggcggtggcagcatcaaggGCGCGACGCAGCGTCTTCACTTCTTCTCGGGATCTGTGCAGTTCATCTTGTGAACTCAGGGAGGCGCTGTCTTTCTGCTCTCTGAGGACCCCCAGCTCGTCCTGTAGCTGTCGCAGCTGGCCTGTTCACACAAAAGACAGTGGACATTTTTAAGGATGAGAAGGGTCATATCAGGGCcggtcccagtaagcaaaatgacgttgaaaatacgtatttccagacattgaagttaggttcaatttaggttctgaatgaaaggtgaaaaggtattttccatgtttaaaatacatattttccagaaCATTGAAAAGGCATCTTTTCCaaacataaaaaaatacatattttcggGACATTGAAATCAGGTCAATGTTCTGTTTAAATTTttttgcagatgctcttatccagagcgacttactggagcaattagggttaagtgccttgctcaaaggcacatcgacagatttttcacctagtcggctcgggattcaaaCTAACAACcattcagttactggcccaacgctcttaaccgctaggctacctgccgcccttgaaCTAAtgcttcaaataaaataaaataaaatgttatttgccacatgcgccgaatacaacaggtgtagacattaccgtgaaatgcttacttacagcccttaaccaacaatgcataatttttttataaaaaaagtaaaataaaacaacaacaacaaaaaagtgttgagaaaaaaagagcagaagtaaaataaaataacagtagggaggctatacacaggggggtaccggtgcagagtcaatgtgcaggggcaccggctagttgaggtagttgaggtaatatgtacagtgagggaaaaaagtatttgatcccctgctgattttgtacgtttgcccactgacaaagaaatgatcagtctataattttaatggtaggtttatttgaacagtgaaagacatccagaaaaacgcatgtcaaacattttataaattgatttgcattttaacgagggaaataagtatttgaccccctctcaatcagaaagatttctggctcccaggtgtcttttatacaggtaacgagctgagattaggagcacactctttaagggagtgctcctaatctcagtttgttacctgtataaaagacacctgtccacagaagcaatcaatcaatcagattccaaactctccaccatggccaacaccaaagagctctccaaggatgtcagggacaagattgtagacctacacaaggctggaatgggctacaagttggtgcgattattcgcaaatggaagaaacacaaaataactgtcaatctccctcggcctggggctccatgcaagatctcacctcgtggagttgcaatgatcatgagaatggtgaggaatcagccctgaactacacgggaggatcttgtcaatgatctcaaggcagctgggaccatagtcaccaagaaaacaattggtaacacactacgcagtgaaggactgaaatcctgcagcgcccgcatggtccccctgctcaagaaagcacatgtacggggccgtctgaagtttgccaatgaacatctgaatgattcagaggagaactgggtgaaagtgttgtgtccagatgagaccaaaatcgagctctttggcatcaactcaactcgccgtgtttggaggaggaggaatgctgcctatgaccccaagaacaccatccccaccgtcaaacatggaggtggaaacattatgctttgggggtgtttttctgctaaggggacaggacaacttcactgcatcaaagggacgatggacggggccatgtaccgtcaaatcttgggtgagaacctccttccctcagccagggcattgaaaatgggtcgtgaatgggtattccagcatgttaatgacccaaaacacacggccaaggcaagaaaggagtggctcaagaagaagcacattaaggtcctggagtggcctagccagtcttcagaccttaatcccatagaaaatctgtggagggagctgaaggttcgagttgccaaacgtcagcctcgaaaccttaatgatttggagaagatctgcaaagaggagtgggacaaaatccctcctgagatgtgtgcaaacctggtggccaactacaagaaacgtctgacctctgtgattgccaacaagggttttgccaccaagtactaagtcatgttttgcagaggggtcaaatacttatttccctcattaaaatgcaaatcaattgatacaatttttgacatgcgtttttctggagttttttgttgatattctgtctctcactgttcaaataaacctaccattaaaattatagactgatcatgtctttgtcagtgggcaaacggacaaaatcagcaggggatcaaatacttttttccctcactgtacatgtgggtagagttaaagtgactatgaataaataattcacagagtagcagcagcgtaaaaatatggggtgggggtgggggggcagtgcaaatagtccgggtagccatgattagctgttcaggagtcttatggcttgggggtagaagctgttgagaagccttttggacctagagttggcgctccggtaccgcttgccgtgcggtagcagagagaacagtctatgactaggttggctggagtctttgacaattttgagggccttcctctgacaccgcctggtatagaggtcctggatggcaggaagcttggctccagtgatgtactgggccgtacgcactaccctctgtagtgccttgcggtcagaggccgagcagttgccataccaggcggtgatgcaaccagtcaggatgctctcgatggtgcagctgtataactttttgaggatctgaggacccatgccaaatcttttcagtctcctgagggggaataggctttgtcgtgccccctTCATGACTGccatggtgtgtttggaccatgatagttcgttggtgatgtcgacaccaaggaacttgaagctctcaacttgttccactacagccccgtcgatgagaatgggggcgtgctcagtcctcttttttttcctgtagtccacaatcatctcctttgtcttggtcacattgagggagaggttgttatcctggcaccacacggccaggtctctgacctcctccctataggctgtctcattgttgtcggtgatcaggcctaccactgttgtgttatcggcaaacgtaatgatggtgttggagtcgtgcctggccatgcagtcatgggtgaacagggagtacaggaggggactgagcacacacccctgaggggcccccgtgttgaggatcagcgtggcagatgtgttgttacctacccttaccacctgggggcggcccgtcaggaagtccaggatccagttgcagagggaggtgtttagtcccaggatccttagcttagtgatgggcactatggtgttgaacgctgagctgtagtcaatgaa
Encoded proteins:
- the slmapb gene encoding sarcolemma associated protein b isoform X2; the encoded protein is MDHQELKEPMKVSLIKDEMNRSNMGTSDSEKVIKHLNEELHEAHELSNTGKLKCMELQGVLEEERRANKQQADESAKQMKLLHGQLRQLQDELGVLREQKDSASLSSQDELHRSREEVKTLRRALDAATADWKREVSTVQGNLATVSKEMEKWRQTASKYEREMKGLQGDLQQQSKQWQKAAESQAGELESMQRECTSLQREVSSLRSEKQEVLNKHQKECAALRAEKEELLRAHQKEKENLQSESAVMRSEKEAMLKKQKELEKDLASSCAQSAELSSILKALELSQGEMEKRLGAQQEQHQQDNTKLQSQLDQSDGRTKDLQREYEETQTELSDLKEKFERTEQEKQSITDELEECKADLKMLREKGNKSGWIVWVPHAVAVVATMTAAVLYART
- the slmapb gene encoding sarcolemma associated protein b isoform X1, with amino-acid sequence MDHQELKEPMKVSLIKDEMNRSNMGTSDSEKVIKHLNEELHEAHELSNTGKLKCMELQGVLEEERRANKQQADESAKQMKLLHGQLRQLQDELGVLREQKDSASLSSQDELHRSREEVKTLRRALDAATADWKREVSTVQGNLATVSKEMEKWRQTASKYEREMKGLQGDLQQQSKQWQKAAESQAGELESMQRECTSLQREVSSLRSEKQEVLNKHQKECAALRAEKEELLRAHQKEKENLQSESAVMRSEKEAMLKKQKELEKDLASSCAQSAELSSILKALELSQGEMEKRLGAQQEQHQQDNTKLQSQLDQSDGRTKDLQREYEETQTELSDLKEKFERTEQEKQSITDELEECKADLKMLREKGNKTSLLLPVQAILIGLILALLYWCFGALW